The sequence below is a genomic window from Chryseobacterium foetidum.
TACAATTAAGAAACTGATAACTGAAGACAGGAAGTTACCATACTTCACACCGTTCCATGAAAGTTCTGCAATGTTTTTTACGTTAGCCTTTTCCAGTGCAGGATTCAGCAACAGTGGCGTAATAATATCATCAACAAATGATTTTACGATAGCACTGAAAGCTGCACCAATAATTACACCGACTGCAAGGTCAACTACGTTTCCTTTGAAAGCAAAATCTTTAAAATCTTTTACAAATCCCATAATTTTTTATTTTTTAAATGTTTTGCACAAAAGTATCATTTAAAAATAATAATATTAAATGTTTTGGGTACTTTTTTGATTTGAATGATGAATAATTTTAAATAATTATGGTTAAATTTATTAAAAATCAATTCAAATGAAAATTTTTACAGCCGAAAATATTAGAAAAGCAGATCAGCACACGATTGAAAACGAACCGGTTTCCTCTGTCAATTTAATGGAAAGAGCAGCTCAAAGTTGTGCAGATTGGATCCATTCTAACTGTAAAAATCATACCCGCTTTGCAATTTTTTGTGGTAACGGAAATAATGGTGGAGACGGTTTCGCCATTGCAAGAATACTCTATCTGAAAGGTTTTGATGTGGATGTTTTTATAGATAAAACAAATTCTAAATTTTCGGATGATGCATTGATTAATTTAAAAAGATTAAAAGATATTTCAGGAATTTCAGTTCATGATTTTACTGAAACTGATAAATTTAATTTTGAAAAAACGATTCTGATCGATGCGCTTTTCGGGACAGGATTGACGAGAAATTTAGAAGGAATTCATCGGGATTTAATTGAAAAGTTAAATTTAAAAAATAATCCTAAAATTGCGGTTGATATTCCATCCGGAATGTTTCCAGATCAGCTAAATGGCGAAGACGATGTCATCTTTAAAGCAGATTTCACATTAACGTTCCAGTTTTGGAAAAAGAGCTTTCTCCATCCCGAAACCGGAATTTTTGCAGGAAAAGTTGTTGTTTTGGATATAAATCTATCAAAGGAATTTACTGATGAAACCGAAACTGATGATTTTGTGATTGATGATGATGTAATTTTTAAAATATTTAAACCAAGAGAAGATTTTGCTCACAAAGGAACTTACGGAAAATCAATTATCGTTGGAGGAAGTTACGGTAAAATGGGTGCTGCAGTTTTGGCTACCAAATCTGCTTTGAGAACGGGTTCGGGATTAACTTTTGTGTTGGCTCCAAACTGTGGTTATGAAATATTACAGACGAGCTGTACGGAAGCGATGTTTATTGAAGGTGGCGAAAAAATTATCAATAAAATTGATTATCAGGAAAATTCTGTTTATGGAATCGGTCCCGGTTTAGGAACTGAAATGGAAACTGAGAAAGCTTTACTGAAATTCCTTGAAACATTTCAAAATCCTCTTGTTTTAGACGCAGACGCTTTAAATCTTATTTCTAAAGATGAAAATCATTTAAAATTAATTACTAAAAACTCAATCATAACGCCACATCCCAAAGAATTTGAAAGACTTTTTGGTAAAACTGAGAATTCAATGGAAAGATTAAATTTAGCCAAAACAAAAGCGAAAGAACTTGAGATTATTATTGTTTTAAAAGACCACCATACACAGGTTGTAACTCCCAATGGTGAAGTTTTTTATAACATTACAGGAAATTCAGGTTTGGCAAAAGGAGGAAGTGGCGATATTCTCACAGGAATTTTAATTTCACTTTTAGCTCAAAAATATTCTTCCAAGGAAGCTGCAATTTTAGGTGTTTGGCTTCATGGGAAGGCTGCAGATTTTGCCGCAGAAAAGTATTCAAAAGAAGCAATGCAACCCACTGATGTGATCGATGAAATTGGAAATGTATTTCTTGAATTAAATAAAAAAGCCACAATCAAGTTGTGACTTTATATTAATTTAAAAAGTTTTTAATTAGAAAGTTTTATCTCCTTCAGGCTCGATTCTGTTGTTCTTAGAATAAATCATAATTGCAACTCCCGCAAGCATAAACGGAATGGAAAGAATCTGACCGGTATTTAAACCACCGAATGAAATAAATTCGTCTCCCTGAGGCTCTTTTAAAAATTCTACAAAGAATCTGATCGCCCAGAGAATGATGAAGAATAAACCGAATAACCAACCCTGTTGGTATTTTTTATTGGTTTTTCTATACAAAAACCAGAGTAAAACAAATAGTAAAACATAGCCAGTTGCTTCTAAAAGTTGACCTGGATATCTTGGTACAGTTACACCGTATTCATCGCTCATCTGTGGAAAAAGAATAGCTAAAGGAGAGCTTGGATCGACCTGTTTTCCGATGATTTCAGAGTTGAAAAAGTTTCCTAGTCTTACAAAAGCACCACCAAGTGAAACTACAATCCCCAATCGGTCATACACCCAAAACGGATTTTTCTTGATGATTTTAAATGAGTAGTAAAGTGTTGTGAAAATCAGCATTATTGTTGCACCGTGGCTTGCCAAACCTGAAAAACCAGTGAATTCTAACTCAGGTTTTGTTCGGATGGGAAGAAAAACACTCAGGAAATCTTCCTTAAAAAGCTCCGGCTGATAAAAGATAACGTGACCTAATCTTGCACCCAAAATAGTTCCGATTAACGTCCATGTAAAAAGCGGATCAAGATATTTCTGATTTACATGATCGATATCGAATATTTTTTTCATTAAAATATATCCGAAACCGAAAGCAAAAACAAACATTAAACTGTAATAATGAAGAGTAAAAGACCCAATTTTGATTCCTACAGAAGGATCCCAAATCTTATACTCTGTTTCCAGAGAAACCTGATCTGCTTCTGTGAGAGGTTTTGATGACTTTAAAATATATTTGAAATCAGCTTTATTTTGTGCCGGCTTAAAATCTTTATTTAAAAACTGATAACCGTTTTTCTGAAGAACCATAAATGCGTTGTCATAAAATTCTCCCCAACCGTTTTTTCCTTCGACATTGGCTTTATTGACGATAATTAAGCTGTTTGCAGCATTTTTTCCTGCAAAATCTGCAAATGTTTTGGCATCAGTTGTAGTGAAAACTTTTACCGGAACATGCTGACTGTTGACGATAAGTTTGGCATCAGAAACGCCATCAGGATAATTCTGAGCAAAAATATTCTGAACAAAAAACGCAAAGATGATCAGATAAACTCTAAAGAATATAGTATTCATTATAAAAATGTTTTTAGCATTAGTGGTTGCATTTTGGGGGAACCGGATCGTAACCGCTGCCGCCCCAGGGATGACATTTTAAAATTCTTTTCGCCCCCAGCCAAAATCCTTTAAAAATCCCGTGAACCTGCAGAGATTCTACCATATAATGCGAACAGGTTGGTTCGTATCGGCAGTTTTTAGGAAGTAATGGCGAAATAAACCATTGGTAAAATCTAATGAGAATTACCAAAGGAAACGTAATGATTTTATTAAATGAAATTTTCAAAACATTGCAAAAGTAGGGTAAAAAATTGAAATTTAGTTTAAATTTGTTTCAAGTTTCGGGCAGTAAACAGGTGGTTCACCGGATAAATTACCTCGTTTGTCGATTCCTTTTTACTTTCCGAAAATATATACAATTCAAATAGAAAAATCTTGAATCACAACACACCTTTAGCAGAAAGATTAAGACCCAAAAGTCTGGATGAAGTTTTGGGGCAGGAGCACCTGACGGGAGAAAAAGGAACGATCAGAAAAATGCTTGAAAACGACTCGCTGAATTCATTGATTCTCTGGGGGCCGCCTGGAACAGGAAAAACGACTTTGGCGGAAATTATTTCTGAAAAATCAGGCAGAAAATTCTTCAAACTTTCGGCAGTTTCTTCGGGAGTAAAAGATGTACGGGATGTGATAGAAGATGCCAAAAAACAAAATCTTTTTTCTGGAAAATCGCCGATTCTCTTCATTGATGAAATTCACCGCTTTAATAAATCTCAGCAGGATTCGCTGCTGCATGCAGTAGAAAAAGGCTGGGTGGTTTTGATTGGTGCAACTACCGAAAACCCTAGTTTCGAGGTTGTTTCGGCAT
It includes:
- the mscL gene encoding large conductance mechanosensitive channel protein MscL, whose amino-acid sequence is MGFVKDFKDFAFKGNVVDLAVGVIIGAAFSAIVKSFVDDIITPLLLNPALEKANVKNIAELSWNGVKYGNFLSSVISFLIVAFVLFMLIKGIASLSKKEEAPIEAPAGPTEDQKLLMEIRDLLKTKNNI
- a CDS encoding NAD(P)H-hydrate dehydratase, with the protein product MKIFTAENIRKADQHTIENEPVSSVNLMERAAQSCADWIHSNCKNHTRFAIFCGNGNNGGDGFAIARILYLKGFDVDVFIDKTNSKFSDDALINLKRLKDISGISVHDFTETDKFNFEKTILIDALFGTGLTRNLEGIHRDLIEKLNLKNNPKIAVDIPSGMFPDQLNGEDDVIFKADFTLTFQFWKKSFLHPETGIFAGKVVVLDINLSKEFTDETETDDFVIDDDVIFKIFKPREDFAHKGTYGKSIIVGGSYGKMGAAVLATKSALRTGSGLTFVLAPNCGYEILQTSCTEAMFIEGGEKIINKIDYQENSVYGIGPGLGTEMETEKALLKFLETFQNPLVLDADALNLISKDENHLKLITKNSIITPHPKEFERLFGKTENSMERLNLAKTKAKELEIIIVLKDHHTQVVTPNGEVFYNITGNSGLAKGGSGDILTGILISLLAQKYSSKEAAILGVWLHGKAADFAAEKYSKEAMQPTDVIDEIGNVFLELNKKATIKL
- the lgt gene encoding prolipoprotein diacylglyceryl transferase → METEYKIWDPSVGIKIGSFTLHYYSLMFVFAFGFGYILMKKIFDIDHVNQKYLDPLFTWTLIGTILGARLGHVIFYQPELFKEDFLSVFLPIRTKPELEFTGFSGLASHGATIMLIFTTLYYSFKIIKKNPFWVYDRLGIVVSLGGAFVRLGNFFNSEIIGKQVDPSSPLAILFPQMSDEYGVTVPRYPGQLLEATGYVLLFVLLWFLYRKTNKKYQQGWLFGLFFIILWAIRFFVEFLKEPQGDEFISFGGLNTGQILSIPFMLAGVAIMIYSKNNRIEPEGDKTF
- the yidD gene encoding membrane protein insertion efficiency factor YidD, which encodes MKISFNKIITFPLVILIRFYQWFISPLLPKNCRYEPTCSHYMVESLQVHGIFKGFWLGAKRILKCHPWGGSGYDPVPPKCNH